A single Nitrosospira multiformis ATCC 25196 DNA region contains:
- a CDS encoding AbrB/MazE/SpoVT family DNA-binding domain-containing protein, protein MQVSRWGNSLAIRLPVSVVEALDLREGDDIEVIVAGDRKFEIRKKPGADEFLERLRKYRGRLPADFRFDREEANERD, encoded by the coding sequence ATGCAAGTTTCAAGATGGGGTAACAGCCTTGCTATCCGCCTGCCGGTTTCAGTAGTGGAAGCTCTTGATCTGCGCGAAGGCGACGATATTGAAGTAATCGTTGCCGGCGACAGGAAATTCGAGATCAGAAAAAAACCGGGGGCAGATGAATTTCTGGAAAGGTTGCGCAAGTATCGGGGCAGACTTCCCGCCGATTTCAGGTTTGACCGGGAAGAAGCGAATGAGCGCGACTAG
- a CDS encoding alpha/beta hydrolase family protein: MTAHNSQTLSRNLFIDGPAGKLEAVLAEPASPSPRGIAVIAHPHPLYGGTMNNKVVHTLFKSFLELEFITVKFNFRGVEQSEGPLYSGNDGLGEVEDVVAVTEAVTAEYASRFNSSPPLCLAGFSFGGAIQVFAAQRLKPQQMVLVAPAVERLSAPPLSFPQDTQDVQSLPRVLIIHGDQDDVVPLKTVLDWAAPQELPIVVVPGAEHFFHRRLHILKRIVLDSCRP; encoded by the coding sequence TTGACTGCGCATAATTCCCAAACCCTGTCCAGAAACCTGTTCATCGACGGCCCGGCGGGAAAGCTGGAAGCGGTTCTGGCGGAGCCGGCCTCGCCTTCCCCCCGAGGGATTGCCGTCATCGCACACCCTCATCCGCTCTATGGCGGAACCATGAATAACAAGGTAGTGCATACCCTGTTCAAGTCCTTCCTGGAGCTCGAGTTTATCACGGTCAAATTCAACTTCCGGGGTGTGGAGCAGAGCGAAGGTCCCCTCTATTCGGGCAACGATGGTCTGGGAGAAGTCGAGGATGTAGTGGCGGTGACGGAAGCTGTAACAGCGGAATATGCCTCCCGTTTCAACTCTTCTCCGCCGTTGTGCCTGGCGGGATTTTCATTTGGCGGTGCAATCCAGGTTTTCGCCGCGCAACGGCTCAAGCCGCAACAAATGGTGCTGGTCGCCCCGGCAGTAGAGCGCTTGAGCGCTCCTCCCCTCTCCTTTCCGCAGGATACGCAGGATGTCCAATCTCTACCGCGCGTGCTGATCATTCACGGCGATCAGGATGACGTCGTTCCGCTTAAAACCGTTCTGGATTGGGCCGCTCCGCAGGAATTACCCATTGTCGTTGTACCCGGCGCAGAGCATTTCTTTCATCGGCGCCTGCATATACTCAAACGCATCGTCCTCGATTCCTGCCGCCCCTAG
- a CDS encoding helix-turn-helix domain-containing protein, whose product MAKEFGISRETLYQYIR is encoded by the coding sequence CTGGCGAAGGAGTTCGGGATAAGCCGGGAAACCCTTTATCAATACATCCGATAG
- a CDS encoding PIN domain-containing protein, producing the protein MSATSFIYTNILLYLLSPSAAKANRAEEVLRGGGRISVQVLNEMASVMRRKLSMPWHEVNDVLFLIRSICPVEPLTLEVHDRGRRVAERWGLSLYDGMIAAAALLSNCDILYSEDMQHDLLIDEQLRIQNPFFVNCNGEN; encoded by the coding sequence ATGAGCGCGACTAGCTTTATCTACACAAATATTCTTCTATATCTGCTCTCTCCGAGTGCGGCCAAGGCAAACCGCGCTGAAGAAGTCCTGCGAGGTGGCGGCAGGATCAGTGTACAGGTCCTTAACGAAATGGCCAGCGTCATGCGCCGCAAGCTTTCCATGCCATGGCATGAGGTCAACGATGTGCTTTTCCTGATCCGCTCAATTTGTCCCGTCGAACCGCTGACGCTGGAAGTACACGACCGGGGGCGGCGGGTTGCAGAGCGGTGGGGCCTGAGCTTGTACGATGGGATGATTGCAGCGGCGGCGCTGCTCTCAAACTGCGATATTCTATATTCTGAGGACATGCAGCACGATTTGCTGATAGACGAGCAATTGCGAATACAGAATCCCTTTTTCGTAAACTGCAATGGCGAAAACTGA
- a CDS encoding DUF2905 domain-containing protein, which translates to MPPDIAGKSELIFPEKPVYTGWNMFAENDESEILMQRLLILCGILLLLAGLLWPWLSKLPFGRLPGDIVIERENFRLYFPLTSGLLVSLVLSFLLWWWTRK; encoded by the coding sequence GTGCCCCCGGATATAGCCGGGAAGAGCGAATTGATCTTTCCGGAAAAACCGGTTTACACTGGCTGGAACATGTTCGCAGAAAATGACGAGTCGGAGATTCTTATGCAGCGTCTGCTTATCCTATGCGGCATACTCCTGTTGTTGGCGGGATTATTGTGGCCCTGGTTGTCGAAGCTGCCCTTTGGCCGTCTTCCCGGAGATATTGTCATTGAACGCGAGAATTTCAGACTCTACTTTCCGCTCACCAGCGGGCTGCTGGTGTCGCTGGTTCTGTCGTTTCTGTTGTGGTGGTGGACCCGAAAATAA
- a CDS encoding beta/gamma crystallin domain-containing protein, protein MNILVKKNSRSLLTIVTLVFGMSVSAGLSAQEHSDKRVVNKKSEQVESKHPGAKVDKMTIEVPVLTFVPVQVSAELENRGCWVKFFDKKNFQGDSLFLSGPATLPRLIGPFGYDWENKVRSVKVGPRANLTIFDNHNYRDEDKFLDAGANVANLSKEMGFFDNFRSMVLNCI, encoded by the coding sequence ATGAATATTCTGGTAAAGAAGAACTCCCGTAGTTTACTGACCATAGTTACATTGGTGTTCGGCATGTCTGTTTCAGCCGGGCTCAGCGCGCAGGAGCATTCTGACAAGCGGGTAGTGAATAAAAAGTCGGAACAGGTCGAAAGCAAGCACCCCGGGGCCAAAGTTGACAAGATGACTATCGAGGTTCCCGTATTGACGTTCGTTCCAGTCCAGGTTTCAGCAGAACTCGAAAACAGAGGGTGCTGGGTGAAATTTTTTGACAAGAAGAATTTTCAAGGCGACAGCCTGTTTTTAAGCGGCCCCGCTACCTTGCCTCGACTGATAGGTCCGTTTGGCTACGATTGGGAGAACAAGGTTCGCAGTGTCAAAGTCGGTCCCAGAGCCAATCTCACCATTTTTGACAATCACAATTATCGGGACGAGGATAAGTTTCTCGATGCCGGTGCAAACGTCGCTAATCTGTCGAAGGAAATGGGTTTTTTTGACAACTTCCGTTCAATGGTACTGAATTGTATTTGA
- a CDS encoding ABC transporter permease, producing the protein MIKGEMKEKQLARLLVSGPPLLFLIVFFVAPSLIMILTSFRFPGEFGGLAPVIPPSDQAIGEYGFTSDAYQFFFSDFIYTEIFLKSFAVAFGTTLICLILAYPLAVLIARSRKHLRNLMVLLVILPFASNFLIRIYAWMIILGPESALSHFVNTLLGAFGIAPVTLLFSPFAVLVGMVYVHLPFMVLPLYTNLEKHDPSLLDAAQDLGANAWQRFWRVTWPLSLPGVFSGSALVFIPVLGMFAVPDILGGTGDILIGNLIKDQFLGTRDWPFGSALSIMLTLAVLSVAGLTTWFARSATGQRAI; encoded by the coding sequence ATGATTAAGGGCGAAATGAAAGAAAAGCAGCTTGCCCGGCTGCTGGTGAGCGGGCCACCCCTATTGTTCCTGATAGTGTTCTTTGTGGCACCCAGCCTGATCATGATTCTCACCTCGTTTCGCTTTCCGGGTGAATTCGGCGGACTGGCCCCCGTTATCCCGCCTTCGGACCAAGCGATTGGCGAATATGGATTCACCTCGGACGCATATCAGTTCTTTTTCAGCGACTTCATCTACACGGAGATCTTTCTCAAATCGTTCGCGGTTGCGTTCGGCACGACCCTGATCTGCCTCATCCTGGCTTATCCATTGGCAGTACTGATTGCCCGCAGCAGAAAACACTTGCGCAACCTGATGGTCCTGTTGGTGATACTTCCGTTCGCGAGCAATTTCCTCATTCGCATCTACGCGTGGATGATCATTCTCGGCCCGGAATCCGCGCTCAGCCACTTTGTCAACACCCTTCTCGGCGCGTTCGGAATCGCCCCGGTCACGTTATTATTCTCGCCTTTTGCAGTATTGGTGGGCATGGTATACGTACATCTGCCCTTCATGGTGCTGCCTCTCTATACCAATCTGGAGAAGCACGATCCCTCCCTTCTGGATGCGGCACAGGATCTGGGGGCGAATGCCTGGCAACGCTTCTGGCGGGTTACCTGGCCGCTGTCCCTGCCGGGCGTATTTTCAGGATCCGCGCTGGTATTCATTCCGGTGCTGGGCATGTTCGCCGTGCCGGATATATTAGGCGGCACAGGCGATATCCTGATCGGAAACCTGATCAAGGATCAGTTCCTGGGCACTCGCGACTGGCCTTTCGGTTCTGCATTGTCCATCATGCTGACACTGGCGGTACTATCCGTAGCAGGCTTGACGACATGGTTCGCCCGTTCCGCAACCGGCCAGCGGGCGATATAG
- a CDS encoding ABC transporter substrate-binding protein, whose translation MNPPRLLFFLLASLLTFAAGCTPPNPDAGNSGKNVLHLFNWNNYIAPETVARFEKSCKCDLSQDYYADNEEMLAKLAAGATGYDVIVPTGNAIDTLIRQGALRPLDKSLLPNFRNINPAYLDTAFDPGNIYSVPYAYTLSLLGFNKEKIEQLGLPTDTWAIIFEPKYLEKIRGRVTVLDSQRELMAAALKYLGYSVNDTDERHWQEAAALIVRAKPYWAAFSNTSYIKELAVGNLWVAHGYSNDMFQAALDAQKTGRKFTISYSTPKEGAVLAVDSMVLHKSGKRPDLAHQFINFMLDGKNSAELTNLIGSGNPNLDALQYIQPEIASNKAIFPDPELIARLEMLRDLDRKQRRLLSRLWTEIKLR comes from the coding sequence ATGAACCCTCCACGACTCCTTTTTTTTCTGCTGGCATCACTGCTCACGTTCGCCGCGGGATGTACTCCCCCGAATCCGGATGCGGGCAACAGCGGCAAAAATGTCCTGCACCTGTTCAACTGGAATAACTACATCGCGCCGGAAACCGTTGCGCGCTTCGAGAAATCCTGTAAGTGCGACCTGTCGCAGGATTATTATGCCGACAACGAGGAAATGCTGGCGAAGCTCGCGGCGGGAGCCACCGGTTATGATGTTATCGTTCCCACGGGCAATGCGATCGACACCCTCATCCGCCAGGGAGCGCTGCGGCCGCTGGATAAATCGCTCCTGCCCAATTTCAGGAATATCAATCCTGCCTATCTCGATACGGCCTTTGACCCCGGTAACATATACTCGGTCCCCTACGCCTACACGCTCTCTCTGCTCGGTTTCAACAAGGAGAAGATCGAGCAGCTTGGTCTGCCGACTGATACCTGGGCAATCATCTTCGAACCCAAATATCTGGAAAAAATCAGGGGACGGGTGACCGTGCTCGACAGCCAGCGCGAGCTGATGGCCGCCGCGCTCAAGTATCTGGGCTATTCCGTGAACGATACGGATGAGAGGCATTGGCAGGAGGCCGCCGCTCTGATCGTGCGCGCCAAACCCTATTGGGCGGCCTTCAGCAATACCAGCTACATCAAGGAACTGGCAGTGGGTAATCTGTGGGTGGCGCACGGTTATTCCAATGACATGTTCCAGGCGGCGCTCGATGCCCAGAAAACCGGGCGGAAATTCACGATCAGCTATTCGACGCCCAAAGAGGGAGCAGTGCTGGCAGTGGATAGCATGGTTCTGCACAAAAGCGGGAAACGCCCCGATCTTGCTCACCAGTTCATCAATTTCATGCTGGATGGAAAGAATTCCGCCGAACTCACCAATCTCATCGGCTCGGGCAATCCCAATCTCGATGCTTTGCAATACATCCAGCCAGAAATTGCAAGCAACAAGGCCATTTTTCCCGATCCGGAACTGATTGCCCGGCTTGAAATGCTGCGCGATCTCGATCGCAAGCAGCGGCGACTGTTGAGCCGCTTGTGGACAGAAATTAAACTGCGATAA
- a CDS encoding recombinase family protein, producing the protein MSCNPKFGFRKLFNDKASAKNTNRPQLQVALDHVRAGDMLIVHSMDRLARNIEDMLRLVGEMNNKGVLVQFVKENMSFAAGSEDPCSTLMFTMLSAFAQFERSLIKERQRQGIVLAKAEGVYKAGSPL; encoded by the coding sequence ATATCATGCAACCCCAAATTTGGTTTTCGAAAGCTATTTAATGACAAGGCGTCAGCCAAGAATACAAACAGGCCGCAACTCCAGGTCGCACTCGACCATGTTCGTGCAGGGGATATGCTCATAGTCCATTCCATGGACAGGTTGGCCCGTAACATCGAAGACATGCTCAGGCTGGTGGGGGAAATGAATAATAAGGGGGTATTGGTTCAGTTCGTTAAAGAGAATATGAGCTTTGCTGCTGGCAGCGAAGATCCTTGCTCTACGTTGATGTTTACCATGCTCAGCGCTTTCGCTCAGTTTGAGCGATCCCTGATCAAAGAGCGGCAACGGCAAGGAATAGTCCTGGCAAAGGCCGAAGGAGTCTACAAGGCAGGAAGCCCGCTCTGA
- a CDS encoding type II toxin-antitoxin system RelB/DinJ family antitoxin — translation MRVDTQTKEEASRVLGETGLAVSHDIRLFLRSVGSKKKLPFHPMDFFEPDAETIAAMEEAERGENLTTCETVVLSWRRNSLREWEAAVAS, via the coding sequence ATGCGGGTTGATACGCAAACGAAGGAGGAAGCAAGCCGGGTGCTGGGGGAAACGGGCCTTGCAGTTTCCCACGACATACGCCTGTTTTTAAGAAGTGTCGGCAGCAAAAAGAAATTGCCGTTTCACCCGATGGATTTCTTCGAACCGGATGCTGAAACCATTGCCGCCATGGAAGAAGCGGAGAGGGGGGAAAATCTAACGACGTGCGAAACGGTCGTTTTATCTTGGCGTCGAAATTCCTTAAGAGAATGGGAAGCAGCAGTTGCTTCATAA
- a CDS encoding (2Fe-2S) ferredoxin domain-containing protein, whose amino-acid sequence MSYYHRHVFFCVNQREPGTLCCNNFGAQAMRDYAKERVKALKLDSKNKRIRINNAGCLDRCNEGPVIVVYPEDVWYTYVDKEDIDEIIEEHLKNGRVVERLRI is encoded by the coding sequence ATGAGCTACTACCATCGGCATGTATTTTTCTGCGTGAACCAGCGTGAACCCGGCACCTTGTGCTGCAATAACTTTGGCGCCCAGGCAATGCGCGACTATGCCAAAGAGCGTGTAAAGGCACTCAAGCTGGACTCTAAGAACAAGAGGATAAGGATTAATAATGCAGGTTGCCTGGACCGTTGCAATGAAGGTCCTGTCATCGTCGTGTATCCTGAAGATGTTTGGTATACCTACGTGGACAAGGAGGATATCGATGAAATCATCGAAGAGCACCTGAAAAACGGCCGTGTGGTCGAGCGGTTACGGATCTGA
- a CDS encoding ABC transporter permease, which produces MKRGNPWLWSAAVLVYAFLYIPLIIVVLYSFNDSRLNAEWVGFTLFWYKALFNNTEMLLAARNSLIIALCASFSATLLGTMSGLAIHRYKLRVLPVLVFTPVAMPEILLGVSILLFFLQVLNFTLGMVSIIIAHTTFCIGFVAIIVRARLQGMDESIFEAARDLGASPWQTFRLVTLPLIMPAVVAGALMSFTLSIDDFVITFFTKGVGEPILPIQIYTMIKVAVTPEVNAISTLLMLLTLVMIIIAARLESNASSEESTKPRKTVK; this is translated from the coding sequence GTGAAGCGCGGCAATCCCTGGTTGTGGTCCGCGGCCGTGCTGGTTTACGCCTTCCTTTATATCCCGCTGATCATCGTAGTGCTGTACTCGTTCAACGATTCCAGGTTGAATGCTGAATGGGTCGGCTTTACCTTGTTCTGGTACAAGGCGCTGTTCAACAATACCGAAATGCTGCTGGCGGCACGCAACTCGCTCATCATCGCGCTTTGCGCCAGCTTCAGCGCTACCCTGCTGGGCACGATGTCCGGCCTGGCGATACACCGGTACAAGCTCAGGGTATTGCCGGTGCTGGTATTCACTCCAGTGGCAATGCCCGAAATCCTGCTTGGAGTATCGATCCTGCTATTCTTTTTGCAAGTCCTGAATTTCACGCTTGGAATGGTGTCCATCATCATTGCGCATACTACCTTCTGCATTGGTTTCGTTGCCATCATCGTGCGGGCGCGGCTGCAGGGAATGGATGAAAGCATCTTCGAAGCGGCGCGCGATCTGGGCGCATCGCCTTGGCAAACTTTCCGCCTCGTCACCTTGCCGCTCATCATGCCGGCTGTAGTCGCAGGCGCCTTGATGTCGTTCACCTTGTCCATCGATGATTTTGTCATTACATTCTTTACCAAGGGTGTAGGCGAACCGATTCTGCCGATCCAGATTTATACGATGATAAAAGTGGCAGTGACGCCTGAAGTGAACGCCATCTCGACATTATTGATGTTGCTGACATTGGTCATGATCATCATTGCCGCCCGGCTTGAATCAAACGCCTCCTCGGAAGAGAGCACGAAACCTCGCAAAACGGTGAAATAA
- a CDS encoding ABC transporter ATP-binding protein — MALLEIRNVTRRFGGYTAVDNVSIDVEAGEFFTLLGPSGCGKTTLLRMIAGFDLPDSGQILLDGKDMVGIPPEKRPVHTVFQTYALFPHMTVADNIAFPLKMAGKAPQEIKKRVNELLERVHLPNFGNRFPHELSGGQKQRVAFARGLVNRPRLLLLDEPLGALDAKLREEMQIELINLQKEIGITFIFVTHAQDEALALSHRIAVMNRGNVEQIDEPSKIYSAPRNHFVADFIGKISVMNATVMEAVPSHLKLAIEGLGEVTAPAREGMEVGDKGVLAIRPEQVRISHPSNESQLKNHFRGKVHDFLYVGDVTTYIVELANGAYIEALLPNSAPGRAKFFEVDDEVTISWRHDAGIFLNDPE; from the coding sequence ATGGCGCTCCTGGAAATCCGTAATGTGACGCGGCGTTTCGGCGGTTACACTGCGGTCGACAACGTCAGCATCGATGTGGAAGCCGGCGAGTTCTTCACGCTGCTGGGGCCGTCCGGTTGCGGTAAAACAACGCTGCTGCGGATGATAGCTGGATTCGATCTGCCGGACTCCGGTCAAATCCTGCTGGACGGCAAGGATATGGTGGGTATTCCCCCGGAAAAGCGGCCTGTCCATACCGTATTCCAGACCTATGCTTTATTTCCGCATATGACGGTGGCGGACAATATCGCCTTTCCCCTCAAAATGGCAGGGAAAGCCCCCCAGGAAATAAAAAAAAGGGTGAATGAACTGTTGGAGCGGGTTCACCTGCCGAACTTCGGCAATCGCTTTCCACATGAGCTCTCCGGTGGGCAGAAACAGCGCGTGGCTTTCGCCAGAGGGTTGGTGAATCGACCACGACTGCTCCTGCTCGATGAACCCCTCGGCGCACTCGACGCAAAGTTGCGTGAAGAGATGCAGATCGAGCTCATCAATCTTCAGAAAGAAATCGGTATTACTTTTATTTTTGTCACTCATGCACAGGATGAAGCGCTGGCGCTATCGCATCGCATCGCAGTGATGAACCGGGGCAATGTCGAGCAGATAGACGAACCCTCTAAAATCTACAGTGCGCCGAGAAATCATTTCGTTGCAGATTTCATCGGCAAAATCAGCGTGATGAATGCAACAGTTATGGAAGCTGTTCCGTCTCATTTGAAACTCGCGATAGAAGGACTGGGAGAGGTAACGGCGCCGGCCAGGGAGGGCATGGAGGTGGGTGACAAGGGCGTGCTGGCTATCCGGCCGGAGCAGGTGCGAATTTCTCACCCGTCCAATGAATCGCAGCTAAAAAACCATTTCCGCGGCAAAGTGCATGACTTCCTGTATGTCGGCGACGTAACTACTTATATTGTGGAACTCGCCAACGGTGCCTATATTGAAGCTTTACTGCCAAATTCCGCTCCTGGCCGGGCCAAGTTTTTCGAGGTGGATGACGAGGTAACAATCTCCTGGCGCCACGACGCGGGCATTTTTCTCAATGATCCTGAATGA